The genomic stretch TGGAAGTCCAAAAGCTGCTTCTCCACCATCTGAGGAGCATTCCAACGAAAAAGATGGCCTCTCCTCTCATGAGAGGCTTGTTGAGGAATTGAAGAACAATTTGAAGAAAGGAATCACTGCCAGCCAATTTCTATCTGTTCTAGGAGTACTCGCTGGGACTCCCCAAGAAGTCATGATTGCCTTGTATGAGTCGCTCTTGGATGGTGTTGACAAGGGGTATGCCAAGGCAATTGTCAAAAAGAAGGGCTATCTCGTTGCTGCCCTTTCTCAAAGTGAAGGGTCACAACTGTTTTTGCTGAAAGGGATTGAAGATTTCTGTGGAAAATCCAACCCTGCTGCCGTGAAAGAAATTGCATTGGTTTTGAAAGCGTTGTATGATGCTGATATTTTGGAGGAAGAATATATAGTTAAATGGTATAATGAAGGTCTTAAGGGCAACAAGGACTCTCCAGTTTGGAAGAATGCTAAACCTTTTATTGAATGGCTTCAAAGTGCGGAGTCTGAATCTGAGGAGGAATGATATCTTCAGCATTATCATCATATCAAGCGAAATGATATCATCATATCAAGCGATATAAATGTTGCTCCCGAATTATAGATTCCCCACTTTTTACCCACCTCATTTAGAGGTGTTATATGCTTTCTTTGTATTCCTGTTTCATGTGTCTGCCCTCGTTGCGTCTGGACATGCGATCTGGTTGTGTTTTATGAAATTTGGTCTTGTTTTGTGTTGTGGGTTCGTAGATTTGTTATATTGTTGCATGTGCTTCCTATATTAGTTGTTTCAGTCTACCAATATACGCATTTCCTTAAATACATGTCTTGTTACTTTGCTTGGGTTTGCTTTCACCTAAACTTTTATGTAtcaaaagagaggaaaaaagaTCATTCCATCGAGCCCTCTTGCTGAAACATTGAAGATCAAATAGCTAGTAAACAATCTGAGGATTATGAGGGGTGAGGAGTGGCTATACAATTTCTAGAACTGAAGAAGGTTAATAAGTCAATTAAGTCCCGGTTCAATGGTCAAGTGTCTTGTTTGTAGTTGCAGTTGTCAATGAACATGTACGAGGTGTGGCCGATGCTGTTGTAATGGTGGTGGTTCATTTCTTTCATCTGTCGTTGTAGTGTCGGAGTCACGAGCATCCTAAAACATACCAAAGAACGTACTATAAAGATCAATACGCTGTTCTTACTGTAGTCTACTAtgtagttaccaagtcaacagctAAACCTAAAAACTTGATTTGAATTCAATAATCTATAAAAAGTATTGCCTTGGAAGGAAGAACACTTCATACTTGGCTGGCCTGACGTTGAAGTCTATGCCTAATTGCCTGAAAAGCCTTCACGGTGATGTATATTGGCGTCAGAATTCCAATACTCAGCATCACTAACTGCAAAACATGTCAATAAAGTTTCACATGTTGCCTTTTACAATTGGCATAAATATTCTTTTCAAAGACCAAAATACATAACTTACATCAAGCAATGCGACGGAGTGATCTCCCACAACAGTAATGATAATTGGAAGAGTATGACGAAACATCAGAAGCATTGTAAACTGCATACACAACACAACATAATAGTTAATACCATGTGTGAATTGAAGGATACAAAACACCGCAGCAGATAAACAAAATACTATGTGGAGGGGAAGAAAGAGAGGGAGTACAGTTATGGCAACTAATCGACAGTATATCAAGCTTCTCGGAGCATGCTCTGAGTACTCATCAAAATCTGGGTCCATAGAATTGCGGTTTGTAGAAAACATTGCTCTGAATTCAAGATTGTTAAGCCCTTCCCTGGAAATCTCCCAATGTCCTCTGAAACCTCTGTTCAGATAACCACAAGAATGATACCAATCAGCAAGAGACCGAAAACCCTTCTAAGCCAATATAGGCATTATGTGTGTGTACCTCAAGTTCATTGGGATCCCACCGCAATGCAACAAAGGCGGTGGCACTGTATAACTCGGCTTGTATGGCTGCACACTCAAGTTCATACATACAAACACAAACTTAGACCAATCTTCACAATTAGTATTGGTTCAAACATGGGGAAAAAAAGCTTAGGAAAAGAGTAAAATCAAGCCAAAGACAAGACCATACCTGGCAGCAAATTTCACATACATTGTCACCCTTCTCATTACACCACTTCTGAACACATTCATGGTGGGCATACTACATATCAAGCGAGAGACAAAAGATCACGTTAAAGATGATTCATGTGCCTAAATCCAAGAAATATGGCATCCACTATAACAATTCGATCAAACAAACGAACTAACAACAAACCTAGCTAGCTACCTTTAGGCTTCCCCGGCAAGAGCAGGGTATGTCCATTCGACAATCTTCATCTTCGTCGTGGCAAATCCTACACTCTACCAATTCTGCCGGTGATGATGATCCTACATTAATGTCCATCCTATGGGAATTAAAATCAGTACTCATATCTTCACCCGGGGACGAGGAATGCTGCAACGAGTTTCTACACTGGATAGCCTCTTCAAGGCTGGATTCGGTCAGCAACCGGTCTACCAGTAACACAAAATGGTCTCCCATTCTTCAAACCAATACAGACTAGAAAACAGTGGTTTTCCAAAGGATTTTGGGAAAGAAAAACATACACTTATGTCAAATCTCTGTCAAATAACTCCTTCTATGAATGCTCAAAAGTCAAAAGTAACCCACAATTAACTCATCCTGCATCACAAACAGATGATATGTAAATTTGTTAATGCAAAAAGCTTGAAACCAATTAACCATAGTTACAAAAATATCAaccaaaattaatgaaaaatcatatcatataaCTCAAACTTGACCATGGAGTACTAGAAAAGGAAAGCCTGCCAATGAATGAAGAGGTCTGAATCAAGTAGTTTAAATTGAGAAACTGTTTAGAACTTTTCCTTATGGCGACTCTTAAACTAACAAAAGTGAAAGAAAAAGGGATTGGCATCTAGGAGCTACAGTATCCGATGGATTAAAGAACAAAACTTTACATCAGAATCACATAAAAGGATGAAAAAGCAGCAATACCCAGACTTTTTCAAGGGACAAAAAATGCAAAAGAACCACAATTCTTTATGTCAACGAAAAAGGGAAATACAAGGGCAACCCCAACCAGGTTATCAAGGgtacaagttcaactcccaacGGGAATGGCCTATTTGCCTTGGCCTTCCTGGTGGTTTTTGCCAGATAGGGTCATAAGGCTATTAACCTGGTAGCTCGCAATGCTACAAGTTCACTCTCAACGGGAGCAGCTTTTTTGATAGTCTTTTGCCGACTAAAGTTATAAGGCGAGATTTACCTAGTGCATACCATCGGTAGTGACGGAAATACAACAAACAACAACGAATTGAAAGGTCAATGACTTGAAATTGTGCATGGGAAACAAGGAAAGTTGGAATAACTGATGAGAATGGATAATAATTAAGGGAAAGGAAGACTTACAAGAAAGGCATTGGTTTGGGATAACAGCATTGAAAGAGAAGGAATCTAGTGGAAGCCTAACCCAGGCTTCTACTCTTTCTTCCCCATTCCTTCCTTCTTCTGTGCATTACGTATCTATCACTGCGTTTCTCTTCTCAAGAAATattattgcatgcatgcatcttTTGATGTTCATCTGACATtgctatttttaattatatcataTCGACTGTTGTGGCTCAAAATTATCAGAGCAAATGTATAAACACCCATTAAAGATGATAGTGAAAGAAGTATTGATGGCAATGGATACAATTGTTGAGCCAATCCGAGTTTCTGAGTCCTGACTTCTGTAACAAAATTAGGCAAAGATTTGCAAGCTGATGCTTGGGGAAGTGAATTCTAACATAGCAGCATCTTTAATGTTCATCGATACAaccatgaataaaataaaaataaagatttaaaaaaaaaaaaaaacattcggGTCCAACATGATATGTGAATGTggtaaatcatgataatttagttgtccattatataaaaaaattaatgtttggtATCCACAAAGAGCCCACCCTATAATTAAgggtaatataaatattgtagcTGTTAAGGCTCGATTTTAGCATTGTTCATAATCAGTCACCCATAAATTAACTGAACTACTCGTACGAATGAGAGTGACAAATTAGTGGATGAACAAGGTTCAATTGAAGTCctctaata from Ipomoea triloba cultivar NCNSP0323 chromosome 12, ASM357664v1 encodes the following:
- the LOC115998944 gene encoding uncharacterized protein LOC115998944 isoform X4 produces the protein MDIPCSCRGSLKYAHHECVQKWCNEKGDNVCEICCQPYKPSYTVPPPLLHCGGIPMNLRGFRGHWEISREGLNNLEFRAMFSTNRNSMDPDFDEYSEHAPRSLIYCRLVAITFTMLLMFRHTLPIIITVVGDHSVALLDLVMLSIGILTPIYITVKAFQAIRHRLQRQASQDARDSDTTTTDERNEPPPLQQHRPHLVHVH
- the LOC115998944 gene encoding uncharacterized protein LOC115998944 isoform X3, translated to MSTDFNSHRMDINVGSSSPAELVECRICHDEDEDCRMDIPCSCRGSLKYAHHECVQKWCNEKGDNVCEICCQPYKPSYTVPPPLLHCGGIPMNLRGFRGHWEISREGLNNLEFRAMFSTNRNSMDPDFDEYSEHAPRSLIYCRLVAITFTMLLMFRHTLPIIITVVGDHSVALLDLVMLSIGILTPIYITVKAFQAIRHRLQRQASQDARDSDTTTTDERNEPPPLQQHRPHLVHVH
- the LOC115998944 gene encoding uncharacterized protein LOC115998944 isoform X1 — encoded protein: MGDHFVLLVDRLLTESSLEEAIQCRNSLQHSSSPGEDMSTDFNSHRMDINVGSSSPAELVECRICHDEDEDCRMDIPCSCRGSLKYAHHECVQKWCNEKGDNVCEICCQPYKPSYTVPPPLLHCGGIPMNLRGFRGHWEISREGLNNLEFRAMFSTNRNSMDPDFDEYSEHAPRSLIYCRLVAITFTMLLMFRHTLPIIITVVGDHSVALLDLVMLSIGILTPIYITVKAFQAIRHRLQRQASQDARDSDTTTTDERNEPPPLQQHRPHLVHVH
- the LOC115998944 gene encoding uncharacterized protein LOC115998944 isoform X2, coding for MGDHFVLLVDRLLTESSLEEAIQCRNSLQHSSSPGEDMSTDFNSHRMDINVGSSSPAELVECRICHDEDEDCRMDIPCSCRGSLKYAHHECVQKWCNEKGDNVCEICCQPYKPSYTVPPPLLHCGGIPMNLRGFRGHWEISREGLNNLEFRAMFSTNRNSMDPDFDEYSEHAPRSLIYCRLVAITFTMLLMFRHTLPIIITVVGDHSVALLDLVMLSIGILTPIYITVKAFQAIRHRLQRQASQV